One Kitasatospora sp. NBC_01266 genomic window carries:
- a CDS encoding type I polyketide synthase, which yields MPEDNHDPEQLIAIVGMSARLPGAPDVDGFWRVLSERTDAIRPVPADRWDATAQLDPEKTVQAVGGFLEGLDQFDPTFFGISPREAEDMDPQQRLVLEAGWRALEDAGRPAEELRGSRTGVYVGASWHDYEILRKERGAGATQHSIVGNALDVIAARLSYFLKLKGPSLAVETGCSSSLVALHLAGQALRSGEIEGAVVAGVNLIMAPDVSIGLTHFGGLSKAGRCHAFGAAADGFVRGEGVVAVYLKRLDRALADGDRVHGVIVRTAVNNDAGGDSLVTPNPAGQVDLLRQVYEGTDIPLDKLSYIEAHGTGTLRGDPVEAAGIGSVIAQRRDRALGPLGIGSAKTNIGHLEAAAGMVGLVKAVLSLKHRVVPPSLHSEQLNPDIDFAALNLQVVREPLALPAEGEVYLGVNSFGWGGTNAHVVLRTAPEAAEVQAAAQDGPLLLPLSAHQEEALRQRAGELAEVLDEAQASDVAATLGSRRDHFPVRLAAVGADGAALAESLRRYAADPAQEIPALVTGRARSLGRTVFVFPGQGSQWSGMGRELYGQDPVFTKVIDRCAEALRPHFAWDLPAIVAGAAGEEWLSRIDMLQPALWAMSLGLAERWRAAGVEPDVVIGHSQGEVTAATLAGILSYEDAALVMARRSAIARRTSGKGRMLAVDLDVAGARAALEGFEEQVSLAVNNGPSSCVLSGDIDAVLALKEILEAEGTFCRLVNVDYASHSPQMDELRPDLQSALAEVRPARGAISLMSTVRVQRLDGPEMDTDYWVENLRRPVLFADAMGQLFDDGVTHVVEISPHPILAPAIEQLAALRAEPPAVLTTLRRDQGSRADLQLAFARGYVNGLRPFVRQASDTLVAVPGYPWQRERFWVAEGRRRGSAQGGLDFALTPLANEQDSRQGGIELALADQPWLRDHRVHEAVVLPGAAMMSFALAAAHTRTGAAPGLVTGFAFKSDLTLTDEPAALSVLWRDDVTEGGSFTLLSLPAGATAWTEHASARLTRRRATDAPAVAFPEPLLAQQPGSAEEFYAACAARGLNYGPAFQGLAGVRVLDGRALGEVRLPERCVAGVRAHTLHPALWDAALQVSLALNEGADAVVPVGVERIHLHQELAEPVLGLWSYAVRRDADTVDLFLYDGDRQPLVTLEGLKLQRLATEGPADGDAQRLHRLRFRVQANAAEPVTSGSWLLAELTEGLGEELAAALGTAGASARAVRPSGAEATDQAAWTRLLKDGGAPTELVFSAPDRADLALQRTGLLALAALVRAAGTLATPPRLTVLTREAQAVTDTDRIDPGAALYWGFTRVLRREHPELRPQIVDLTDAQIADLAAELLADEGEDQVALRAGERYVARLLRGAEESDQERVAAPWRRPAEPFRLVPERPGFWDGLVYRPLTRRAPAAGEIEIAVSATALNFIDVMKAMGTYPDSSAGADLLGGECAGTVSAVGEGVTELAVGDRVVACSFGAIASYVTVRAEHARPIPDRLDDAAAAALPLVMATAWYALDGLAALEPGESVLIHSATGGLGLAAVRIAQARGARVIATAGSEAKRRYLRELGIADVFDSRDLSWAERTLAATGGRGVDVVLNSLTGAAITLGLEVLAEDGRFIEVGKKDIYGGRTISLDAFRKGISLAAVDLAGLMDRRPAKFARLLAEIWDLIAAGTVAELPVIGYSFADAAEALREMSKGSHIGKFVLSDPATVTAVAPEPLPGGSFRADGSYLVTGGLGALGLSLAEYLAERGAGALALLGRSVPSAEAEQRLAALRERGVRVTAYRADVADQASLAAALTRVRAELPPLRGVFHAAGLLDDATVLNLTADQLARVLAPKVDGARQLDAATENDPLDLFVLFSSAATLIGNAGQAAYAAGNSYQDALAGARRRRGLPALSVQWGPFEGIGLAAQDENRGARLAERGMAGFTAEEAWPALVRFLEQGEEVVGYVPLNLRQWFDAYPDTAALKSWQVLRQTSQQGGAAGGGSEFRSTLLAAGPAERPALVEQKVRELAGRVLRLDPKAIDRETPFKALGLDSLMGLELRNRLEAAFGLKLSPTLLWTYGTARALSEVLSERLAPEAGEATEATTAR from the coding sequence ATGCCTGAAGACAACCACGACCCCGAGCAGCTGATCGCCATCGTCGGCATGTCGGCCCGCCTGCCTGGCGCGCCCGATGTGGACGGCTTCTGGCGGGTGCTCAGCGAGCGCACCGACGCCATCCGGCCGGTTCCCGCCGACCGCTGGGACGCCACGGCGCAGCTCGACCCCGAGAAGACCGTCCAGGCCGTCGGCGGATTCCTGGAGGGCCTGGACCAGTTCGACCCGACCTTCTTCGGCATCTCGCCGCGTGAGGCCGAGGACATGGACCCGCAGCAGCGGCTGGTGCTGGAGGCCGGCTGGCGCGCGCTGGAGGACGCCGGGCGCCCGGCCGAGGAGCTGCGCGGCTCGCGCACCGGCGTCTACGTGGGCGCCAGCTGGCACGACTACGAGATCCTGCGCAAGGAGCGCGGGGCCGGCGCCACCCAGCACAGCATCGTCGGCAACGCGCTGGACGTGATCGCCGCCCGGCTCTCCTACTTCCTCAAGCTCAAGGGGCCGAGCCTGGCGGTGGAGACCGGCTGCTCCTCCTCGCTGGTCGCGCTGCACCTGGCCGGCCAGGCGCTGCGCTCGGGCGAGATCGAGGGAGCCGTGGTCGCGGGCGTCAACCTGATCATGGCGCCCGACGTGTCGATCGGCCTGACCCACTTCGGCGGACTCTCCAAGGCCGGGCGCTGCCACGCCTTCGGCGCCGCCGCCGACGGCTTCGTGCGCGGCGAGGGCGTGGTCGCGGTCTACCTCAAGCGGCTGGACCGGGCGCTGGCCGACGGCGACCGGGTGCACGGCGTGATCGTGCGCACCGCCGTCAACAACGACGCGGGCGGCGACAGCCTGGTCACCCCCAACCCGGCCGGCCAGGTGGACCTGCTGCGCCAGGTCTACGAGGGCACGGACATCCCGCTGGACAAGCTCTCCTACATCGAGGCGCACGGCACCGGCACGCTGCGCGGCGACCCGGTCGAGGCGGCCGGCATCGGCAGCGTGATCGCCCAGCGCCGCGACCGGGCGCTCGGGCCGCTGGGCATCGGCTCGGCGAAGACCAACATCGGCCACCTGGAGGCCGCGGCCGGCATGGTCGGCCTGGTCAAGGCGGTGCTCTCGCTCAAGCACCGGGTGGTGCCGCCGAGCCTGCACTCCGAGCAGCTCAACCCCGACATCGACTTCGCGGCGCTCAACCTCCAGGTGGTCCGCGAGCCGCTGGCGCTGCCCGCCGAGGGCGAGGTGTACCTGGGCGTCAACTCCTTCGGCTGGGGCGGCACCAACGCGCACGTGGTGCTGCGCACCGCGCCCGAGGCCGCCGAGGTTCAGGCGGCGGCGCAGGACGGGCCGCTGCTGCTGCCGCTCTCGGCGCACCAGGAGGAGGCGCTGCGGCAGCGGGCCGGGGAACTGGCCGAGGTGCTCGACGAGGCCCAGGCCAGTGACGTGGCGGCGACCCTGGGCAGCCGGCGCGACCACTTCCCGGTGCGGCTCGCCGCCGTCGGCGCGGACGGTGCGGCGCTCGCCGAGAGCCTGCGCCGCTACGCCGCCGACCCCGCGCAGGAGATCCCCGCGCTGGTCACCGGCCGGGCCCGCAGCCTGGGCAGGACCGTCTTCGTCTTCCCCGGCCAGGGCTCGCAGTGGTCCGGCATGGGCCGTGAACTCTACGGCCAGGACCCGGTCTTCACCAAGGTGATCGACCGCTGCGCCGAGGCGCTGCGCCCGCACTTCGCGTGGGACCTGCCCGCCATCGTGGCGGGCGCGGCCGGCGAGGAGTGGCTGAGCCGGATCGACATGCTGCAGCCCGCGCTCTGGGCGATGTCGCTGGGCCTGGCCGAGCGCTGGCGCGCGGCGGGCGTCGAGCCGGACGTGGTGATCGGGCACAGCCAGGGCGAGGTCACCGCCGCCACGCTGGCCGGGATCCTCTCCTACGAGGACGCCGCGCTGGTGATGGCCCGGCGCAGCGCGATCGCCCGGCGCACCTCGGGCAAGGGCCGGATGCTCGCCGTCGACCTGGACGTGGCCGGCGCCCGCGCGGCCCTGGAGGGCTTCGAGGAGCAGGTCTCGCTGGCCGTCAACAACGGTCCCTCCTCCTGCGTGCTCTCCGGCGACATCGACGCGGTGCTCGCGCTCAAGGAGATCCTGGAGGCCGAGGGCACCTTCTGCCGCCTGGTCAACGTCGACTACGCCTCGCACAGCCCGCAGATGGACGAGCTGCGCCCCGACCTGCAGAGCGCGCTGGCCGAGGTGCGGCCGGCCCGCGGGGCGATCAGCCTGATGTCCACCGTGCGGGTCCAGCGGCTGGACGGCCCCGAGATGGACACCGACTACTGGGTGGAGAACCTGCGCCGCCCGGTGCTCTTCGCCGACGCGATGGGGCAGCTCTTCGACGACGGCGTGACCCACGTGGTGGAGATCAGCCCGCACCCGATCCTGGCGCCCGCGATCGAGCAGCTGGCCGCGCTGCGGGCCGAGCCGCCGGCCGTGCTGACCACGCTGCGCCGGGACCAGGGCAGCCGCGCCGACCTGCAGCTGGCCTTCGCCCGCGGCTACGTCAACGGCCTGCGCCCGTTCGTCCGGCAGGCCTCGGACACGCTGGTCGCGGTGCCCGGCTACCCGTGGCAGCGCGAGCGGTTCTGGGTCGCCGAGGGCCGCCGGCGCGGCTCGGCGCAGGGCGGGCTGGACTTCGCGCTCACCCCGCTGGCCAACGAGCAGGACAGCCGGCAGGGCGGCATCGAGCTGGCCCTGGCCGACCAGCCCTGGCTGCGCGACCACCGGGTGCACGAGGCCGTGGTGCTGCCCGGCGCCGCGATGATGTCGTTCGCGCTGGCCGCCGCGCACACCCGCACCGGCGCCGCGCCGGGTCTGGTCACCGGCTTCGCCTTCAAGAGCGACCTGACGCTGACCGACGAGCCGGCCGCGCTGAGCGTGCTGTGGCGCGACGACGTCACCGAGGGCGGCAGCTTCACCCTGCTCTCGCTGCCCGCCGGCGCCACCGCCTGGACCGAGCACGCCAGCGCCCGGCTCACCCGGCGCCGCGCCACCGACGCGCCCGCGGTCGCCTTCCCCGAGCCGCTGCTGGCCCAGCAGCCCGGCAGCGCCGAGGAGTTCTACGCCGCCTGCGCGGCCCGCGGCCTCAACTACGGCCCGGCCTTCCAGGGCCTGGCCGGGGTGCGGGTGCTGGACGGCCGGGCACTCGGCGAGGTCCGGCTGCCGGAGCGCTGCGTGGCCGGCGTGCGGGCGCACACCCTTCATCCGGCGCTCTGGGACGCCGCGTTGCAGGTCTCGCTCGCGCTCAACGAGGGCGCGGACGCGGTGGTGCCGGTCGGCGTCGAGCGGATCCACCTGCACCAGGAGCTGGCGGAGCCGGTGCTCGGCCTCTGGTCGTACGCGGTGCGCCGCGATGCCGACACCGTCGACCTGTTCCTCTACGACGGCGACCGGCAGCCGCTGGTCACCCTGGAGGGGCTGAAGCTGCAGCGGCTGGCCACCGAGGGGCCGGCGGACGGCGACGCGCAGCGGCTGCACCGGCTGCGGTTCCGGGTCCAGGCCAACGCCGCCGAGCCGGTCACCAGCGGCAGCTGGCTCCTCGCCGAGCTCACCGAGGGTCTCGGCGAGGAGCTGGCCGCCGCCCTCGGCACGGCCGGGGCGAGCGCCCGCGCGGTGCGGCCGAGCGGGGCCGAGGCCACCGACCAGGCCGCCTGGACCAGGCTGCTGAAGGACGGCGGCGCGCCGACCGAACTGGTCTTCAGTGCGCCCGACCGGGCCGATCTGGCGCTCCAGCGCACCGGGCTGCTCGCGCTGGCCGCGCTGGTCCGGGCGGCCGGCACGCTCGCCACCCCGCCCCGGCTGACCGTGCTCACCCGCGAGGCGCAGGCCGTCACCGACACCGACCGGATCGACCCGGGCGCCGCGCTGTACTGGGGCTTCACCCGGGTGCTGCGCCGCGAGCACCCCGAACTCAGACCGCAGATCGTCGATCTGACGGATGCTCAGATCGCGGATCTGGCCGCCGAGCTGCTCGCCGACGAGGGCGAGGACCAGGTCGCGCTGCGGGCCGGCGAGCGGTATGTCGCCCGCCTGCTGCGCGGCGCCGAGGAGAGCGACCAGGAGCGGGTGGCGGCCCCCTGGCGGCGGCCCGCCGAGCCGTTCCGGCTGGTGCCCGAGCGGCCCGGCTTCTGGGACGGCCTGGTCTACCGGCCGCTCACCCGCCGGGCGCCGGCGGCCGGCGAGATCGAGATCGCGGTCAGCGCCACCGCGCTCAACTTCATCGACGTGATGAAGGCGATGGGCACCTACCCCGACTCCTCGGCCGGTGCCGACCTGCTCGGCGGGGAGTGCGCGGGGACGGTCAGCGCGGTGGGCGAGGGTGTCACCGAACTCGCGGTCGGGGACCGGGTGGTGGCCTGCTCGTTCGGTGCGATCGCCTCCTATGTGACGGTCCGCGCCGAGCACGCCCGGCCGATCCCGGACCGGCTGGACGATGCGGCGGCCGCCGCGCTGCCGCTGGTGATGGCCACCGCCTGGTACGCGCTGGACGGCCTGGCGGCGCTGGAGCCCGGCGAGAGCGTGCTGATCCACTCCGCCACCGGAGGCCTGGGCCTGGCGGCGGTCCGGATCGCCCAGGCGCGCGGTGCCCGGGTGATCGCCACCGCGGGCAGCGAGGCCAAGCGCCGGTACCTGCGCGAGCTGGGCATCGCGGACGTCTTCGACTCCCGGGACCTGTCCTGGGCCGAGCGGACGCTGGCCGCCACCGGCGGGCGCGGGGTGGACGTGGTGCTCAACTCGCTGACCGGAGCGGCGATCACGCTGGGCCTGGAGGTGCTGGCCGAGGACGGCCGGTTCATCGAGGTCGGCAAGAAGGACATCTACGGCGGCCGGACGATCAGCCTGGACGCCTTCCGCAAGGGCATCTCGCTGGCGGCGGTCGACCTGGCCGGCCTGATGGACCGCCGGCCGGCGAAGTTCGCCCGGCTCCTCGCCGAGATCTGGGACCTGATCGCGGCCGGCACGGTGGCCGAACTTCCGGTCATCGGCTACTCGTTCGCGGATGCGGCGGAGGCGCTGCGGGAGATGTCCAAGGGCAGCCACATCGGCAAGTTCGTGCTGAGCGACCCGGCCACGGTGACCGCCGTGGCACCCGAGCCGCTGCCGGGCGGCAGCTTCCGCGCCGACGGCAGCTACCTGGTCACCGGCGGGCTCGGCGCGCTCGGCCTCTCGCTGGCCGAGTACCTGGCCGAGCGCGGCGCCGGCGCGCTCGCGCTGCTCGGCCGCTCCGTCCCGAGCGCCGAGGCCGAGCAGCGGCTGGCGGCGCTGCGCGAGCGCGGGGTGCGGGTCACCGCGTACCGCGCGGACGTGGCCGACCAGGCCTCGCTGGCCGCCGCGCTGACCCGGGTGCGGGCCGAACTGCCGCCGCTGCGCGGGGTGTTCCACGCGGCCGGCCTGCTGGACGACGCCACAGTGCTGAACCTGACGGCGGATCAGCTGGCCCGGGTGCTGGCCCCCAAGGTGGACGGCGCCCGCCAGTTGGACGCCGCCACCGAGAACGACCCGCTGGACCTGTTCGTGCTCTTCTCCTCCGCCGCCACCCTGATCGGCAACGCCGGCCAGGCGGCCTACGCGGCCGGCAACTCCTACCAGGACGCGCTGGCCGGCGCCCGGCGCCGGCGCGGGCTGCCCGCGCTGAGCGTGCAGTGGGGGCCGTTCGAGGGGATCGGCCTGGCAGCCCAGGACGAGAACCGCGGCGCCCGGCTCGCCGAGCGCGGCATGGCGGGCTTCACCGCCGAGGAGGCCTGGCCGGCCCTGGTCCGGTTCCTGGAGCAGGGCGAGGAGGTGGTCGGCTACGTTCCGCTCAACCTGCGGCAGTGGTTCGACGCCTACCCCGACACCGCGGCGCTGAAGAGCTGGCAGGTGCTGCGGCAGACCTCCCAACAGGGCGGCGCCGCCGGTGGCGGCAGCGAGTTCCGCAGCACCCTGCTGGCCGCCGGGCCCGCCGAGCGCCCGGCGCTGGTGGAGCAGAAGGTCCGCGAACTGGCGGGCCGGGTCCTGCGGTTGGACCCCAAGGCGATCGATCGTGAGACCCCCTTCAAGGCGCTCGGCCTGGACTCCCTGATGGGTCTGGAACTGCGCAACCGGCTGGAGGCCGCCTTCGGCCTCAAACTCTCGCCCACCCTGCTGTGGACCTACGGCACCGCCCGGGCCCTGTCCGAGGTGCTGAGCGAGCGGCTGGCCCCCGAGGCCGGCGAGGCCACCGAGGCGACCACGGCCCGCTAG
- a CDS encoding FAD-dependent monooxygenase, which translates to MTVPTTVDVLIVGGGPAGALLGCLLARRGIEVLHVEKQSSLERDFRGETLAAPSAVTLRRLGFDAALKEHGYLETRSVTMRMEGRQVFTIDYAKFPIGVLPIDIPQPALIGIFQQAALAEPGYHYASSTNCTGLIEQGGQILGGVLKLADGARVEVRSRLVVGADGRFSKVRKAAGLAATITPMGRDFLSFKLPRPADWGHQAQLVVNQDKHLVVLPTFPDFLRIGHNLPKRGLGDVRKQGFDAFREGIAAIDPRLRPLLDEYLTSFDDTSFLEIFTAELDQWARDGLVLIGDASHTVTPILGQGVNLAIQDVVCVAPVIARSLKKSHQQLQAAEFDAFVADRKAHKAQVTRYQRIQEAALGADTPFAVWARRARYSALNALPIKYKVFGKVINAPHPIDPVDLRTGARQSAARAVA; encoded by the coding sequence ATGACCGTCCCGACCACTGTGGATGTGCTGATCGTCGGCGGCGGTCCGGCCGGCGCCCTGCTGGGCTGCCTGCTGGCCCGGCGCGGCATCGAGGTGCTGCACGTGGAGAAGCAGAGCAGCCTGGAGCGCGACTTCCGCGGCGAGACGCTGGCCGCGCCCTCGGCCGTGACGCTGCGCCGGCTCGGCTTCGACGCCGCGCTGAAGGAGCACGGCTACCTGGAGACCCGGTCCGTGACCATGCGGATGGAGGGCCGCCAGGTCTTCACCATCGACTACGCGAAGTTCCCGATCGGGGTGCTGCCGATCGACATCCCGCAGCCCGCGCTGATCGGCATCTTCCAGCAGGCCGCGCTGGCCGAGCCGGGCTACCACTACGCGTCCAGCACCAACTGCACCGGCCTGATCGAGCAGGGCGGCCAGATCCTGGGCGGGGTGCTCAAGCTCGCCGACGGCGCCCGGGTGGAGGTGCGCTCGCGGCTGGTGGTCGGCGCGGACGGGCGGTTCTCCAAGGTCCGCAAGGCCGCGGGCCTGGCGGCCACCATCACCCCGATGGGCCGCGACTTCCTCTCCTTCAAGCTGCCGCGCCCGGCCGACTGGGGCCACCAGGCCCAGCTGGTGGTCAACCAGGACAAGCACCTGGTGGTGCTGCCGACCTTCCCCGACTTCCTGCGGATCGGGCACAACCTGCCCAAGCGCGGGCTCGGCGACGTGCGCAAGCAGGGCTTCGACGCCTTCCGCGAGGGCATCGCCGCGATCGACCCGCGGCTGCGGCCGCTGCTGGACGAGTACCTGACCTCCTTCGACGACACCAGCTTCCTGGAGATCTTCACCGCGGAGCTGGACCAGTGGGCGCGCGACGGCCTGGTGCTGATCGGCGACGCCTCGCACACCGTCACCCCGATCCTCGGCCAGGGCGTCAACCTCGCCATCCAGGACGTGGTCTGCGTCGCCCCGGTGATCGCCAGGTCCCTGAAGAAGTCCCACCAGCAGCTCCAGGCCGCCGAGTTCGACGCCTTCGTGGCGGACCGCAAGGCGCACAAGGCCCAGGTCACCCGCTACCAGCGGATCCAGGAGGCGGCGCTCGGCGCGGACACCCCGTTCGCGGTCTGGGCCCGCCGGGCCCGGTACAGCGCGCTGAACGCGCTGCCGATCAAGTACAAGGTCTTCGGGAAGGTGATCAACGCCCCGCACCCGATCGACCCGGTGGACCTGCGCACCGGCGCCCGGCAGAGCGCCGCCCGCGCCGTCGCCTGA
- a CDS encoding 2-oxo acid dehydrogenase subunit E2, with product MNAVTTAFPAARRGTYTFLRDARNTCHVHLVADVDASRLKAARVASGGKLSYASFVVKAGADVIADCPPARSVLTGSTARPKLAVLDEVHAKVLFDKTVDGTRCVVSGIVKSAQRRSVLELQTELDSYKDAEVTDPEGPFRNVLRVAKLPVPLAWLAYRLATRDPGRRTELGGVFSVTSVGHEQVRSILPMITGALGFGIGRIADTPVVRDGRIVAAPVLTLSLTFDHRILDGALAAELLARTKDKLEHWEMP from the coding sequence GTGAACGCCGTCACCACGGCGTTCCCCGCCGCCAGACGCGGCACCTACACCTTCCTGCGCGACGCCCGGAACACCTGCCACGTGCACCTGGTGGCGGACGTGGACGCGAGCCGGCTCAAGGCGGCGCGGGTGGCCAGCGGCGGCAAGCTCAGCTACGCGAGCTTCGTGGTCAAGGCCGGCGCCGACGTGATCGCCGACTGCCCGCCGGCCCGCTCGGTGCTCACCGGTTCCACCGCGCGCCCGAAGCTGGCGGTGCTGGACGAGGTGCACGCCAAGGTGCTCTTCGACAAGACGGTGGACGGCACCCGGTGCGTGGTCTCCGGCATCGTCAAGTCGGCCCAGCGCCGCTCGGTGCTGGAGCTGCAGACCGAGCTGGACAGCTACAAGGACGCCGAAGTCACCGACCCCGAGGGCCCGTTCCGCAACGTGCTGCGGGTGGCGAAGCTGCCGGTGCCGCTGGCCTGGCTGGCCTACCGGCTGGCCACCCGGGACCCGGGCCGCCGCACCGAGCTGGGCGGCGTCTTCTCGGTCACCTCGGTCGGCCACGAGCAGGTCCGCTCGATCCTGCCGATGATCACCGGCGCGCTCGGCTTCGGCATCGGCCGGATCGCCGACACACCCGTGGTCCGCGACGGGCGGATCGTCGCCGCGCCCGTGCTGACCCTCTCGCTCACCTTCGACCACCGCATCCTCGACGGCGCGCTGGCCGCGGAACTCCTCGCCCGCACCAAGGACAAGCTCGAGCACTGGGAGATGCCATGA
- a CDS encoding acyl carrier protein — MSADQLSSDQVVKEVVAQLLDLDEESLSMDQPLADIEEWDSVNALRVLVYLERELGESVDYDRFMKAELLADLSALVADVQVAR, encoded by the coding sequence GTGTCAGCTGATCAGCTGTCGTCCGACCAGGTGGTCAAGGAAGTCGTGGCCCAACTGCTGGACCTCGACGAGGAGAGCCTGTCGATGGACCAGCCGCTGGCCGACATCGAGGAGTGGGACTCGGTGAACGCCCTTCGGGTGCTGGTCTACCTGGAGCGCGAGCTGGGCGAGTCGGTGGACTACGACCGGTTCATGAAGGCCGAGCTGCTGGCCGACCTGTCGGCCCTGGTGGCCGACGTCCAGGTGGCCCGGTGA
- a CDS encoding HAD-IIIC family phosphatase yields the protein MSSEPTARRSPVAELRALKRAGLTEPAERVRELLGLLVAAGEPLDLEAAGSLLSGPVQREQLAAAGGFADYRLALLGSSTLDALAPLLTAHLVGAGVLPEIRSAGFNQWRFEILSGAPGLKDLRPQLSALLLDEAAVFEGVVERLDLAEIEQRCAAFPGELEQWLTATAQTLGGLVALATVPLGPLTRDRFVDYRGKARLVAAWYRMNAELLALAGRHESVVVLDLAAVAERSGRLFAADRMRHVAGQVYAPEFLAGYAGELAKVVRAALGRAAKCLVLDLDNTLWGGVVGDDSVAGLKLGGAFPGSAHRELQLLAKDFMAQGVMLAVASKNEEVIAREAVASHPEMALKPADFVAFAANWNPKPDNVRRIAEQLNIGVDAMVFVDDNPVERGLMAELLPQVATVPLPADPAGYASTLAARGDFNVLSLTAEDRGRTELYRSRAARAELAGAASSLTEYLESLESELTIEPVNPLNAVRIAQLFGKTNQFNLTGRRYGLPEVEAGAADFFAARLTDRFGDNGLIAALALGREADGARTVENFVLSCRVFSREVEDAILGLVLRAAAAEGAPAVLASYTRTAKNGQFAGFYAAAGFTETAPGAFRHDLRELSELPRWIRINQPEEAFRVS from the coding sequence ATGTCCAGTGAACCGACCGCACGCCGCTCCCCGGTGGCCGAGCTGCGCGCCCTCAAGCGCGCGGGGCTGACCGAACCGGCGGAGCGGGTACGCGAGTTGCTCGGCCTGCTGGTGGCGGCCGGTGAGCCGCTGGACCTGGAGGCGGCCGGCAGCCTGCTCTCCGGCCCCGTCCAGCGCGAGCAGTTGGCGGCGGCCGGCGGCTTCGCCGACTACCGGCTGGCGCTGCTCGGCAGTTCCACACTGGACGCGCTGGCGCCGCTGCTGACCGCCCACCTGGTGGGCGCCGGGGTGCTGCCCGAGATCCGGTCGGCCGGCTTCAACCAGTGGCGCTTCGAGATCCTCTCCGGTGCGCCGGGGCTGAAGGACCTGCGCCCGCAGCTCAGCGCGCTGCTGCTGGACGAGGCCGCGGTCTTCGAGGGCGTGGTGGAGCGCCTGGACCTGGCCGAGATCGAGCAGCGCTGCGCCGCCTTCCCCGGCGAGCTGGAGCAGTGGCTGACGGCGACCGCACAGACCCTGGGCGGCCTGGTGGCGCTGGCCACCGTGCCGCTCGGCCCGCTCACCCGGGACCGCTTCGTGGACTACCGCGGCAAGGCCCGGCTGGTCGCGGCCTGGTACCGGATGAACGCCGAACTGCTGGCGCTGGCCGGGCGGCACGAGTCGGTGGTGGTGCTCGACCTGGCCGCGGTGGCCGAGCGCTCCGGCCGGCTCTTCGCCGCCGACCGGATGCGGCACGTGGCCGGGCAGGTCTACGCGCCCGAGTTCCTGGCCGGCTACGCGGGCGAGTTGGCCAAGGTGGTGCGGGCCGCGCTCGGGCGGGCCGCCAAGTGCCTGGTGCTCGACCTGGACAACACCCTGTGGGGCGGCGTGGTCGGTGACGACTCGGTGGCCGGGCTCAAGCTCGGCGGCGCCTTCCCTGGCTCGGCGCACCGCGAACTCCAGCTGCTGGCCAAGGACTTCATGGCGCAGGGGGTGATGCTCGCGGTCGCCTCGAAGAACGAGGAGGTGATCGCCCGGGAGGCGGTGGCCAGCCACCCCGAGATGGCGCTGAAACCGGCCGACTTCGTGGCCTTCGCGGCGAACTGGAACCCCAAGCCGGACAACGTGCGCCGGATCGCCGAGCAGCTCAACATCGGCGTGGACGCGATGGTCTTTGTCGACGACAACCCCGTGGAGCGCGGCCTGATGGCCGAGTTGCTGCCCCAGGTGGCCACCGTCCCGCTGCCCGCCGACCCGGCCGGCTACGCGAGCACCCTGGCGGCCCGGGGCGACTTCAACGTGCTGAGCCTGACCGCCGAGGACCGCGGCCGCACCGAGCTCTACCGCTCGCGCGCCGCCCGGGCCGAACTGGCGGGCGCGGCAAGCAGTCTGACGGAGTATCTGGAGAGCCTGGAATCCGAGCTGACGATCGAGCCGGTCAACCCGCTGAACGCCGTGCGGATCGCCCAACTCTTCGGCAAGACCAACCAGTTCAACCTGACCGGCCGCCGCTACGGGCTGCCCGAGGTGGAGGCGGGGGCGGCCGACTTCTTCGCCGCCCGGCTGACCGACCGCTTCGGCGACAACGGCCTGATCGCCGCCCTGGCGCTGGGCCGGGAGGCCGACGGCGCCCGGACGGTGGAGAACTTCGTGCTCAGCTGCCGGGTCTTCTCCCGCGAGGTGGAGGACGCGATCCTCGGCCTGGTGCTGCGCGCGGCCGCCGCCGAGGGAGCCCCGGCGGTCCTGGCGAGCTACACCAGGACCGCCAAGAACGGCCAGTTCGCCGGCTTCTACGCCGCCGCCGGGTTCACCGAGACGGCGCCCGGCGCCTTCCGCCACGACCTGCGGGAGCTGTCCGAACTCCCCAGGTGGATCCGCATCAACCAGCCCGAGGAGGCATTCCGTGTCAGCTGA